TCCGGCAACTCATGATCGGGATCCGTCTGAATGGTCGGCTGAAAGAGTGGATCGCCAAGAACTCCGAGGCTTTGTATTCCATTTCCGTCTCCGATCGACAGGTCGGGCAAGTTCTTTTCGTTGCCGATGAGGGCGCCCAGCCGGTCGAAGGCCGCGCGCGCCGGGGCCGGATCGAAATAGGTGTATCCGGAGGCGTTGGCGATCTCCTGGTCGAAGCGCAGGCCCACGCCGAGGCTCAGGTTGGGCCGCGGCCTGTAACTGTCCTGCGCGTAGAACCCCGCAGTCGATCCGGTCGCCCCCTTCCGGGTTTCCCCCTGGACGGGCAACAGCGCGCTCACGATGATCGGATCGGGGCAGGGGTAGCAGGTGCCGTATCGGGGGCTGGCCGGATCGTAGTTCGCTTTGGGGTAGAGGTAGGGGGGGACATACTGCGCGACGTAGTTGCGCGTCGTGATGTCCCGGTCGAACACCTCGCGCTCCGCGGACCAGCCGGTTTTCAGATCGTGGCTCCCCTTGAAATCCGGCACGAAGATGCTCAGATCCTGCCGCAGCGTGAATCGGCGCCTGCTGTCCGTGAAATTCTGGTAGTAGGGGCCGTTGATCAGGCCCGACGCGCGATCGAGCAGATAGTCCTGGTCCCGACCCTCCGGTGTCAGGTGGCCGTAGGGATAGAGATCACCCGGCCGGGGCCGGTCGTTCAGCTTGCCGTCCTGATTGCGGTCCTCGCCCGGGTCGAGCTTGCCGTCGCAGTCGATGTCCTCGCGGTAGTGCCCCTCGCATTCACCGCCGAGCGTGCGCTCGCCATCCCCGTCGAGGTCGGTGTGGTACCAGGAGCCATTCTCGAGCCAGAACGGCTCGAAGACGTCGAAGGCTCCATCTTCGTCGTAATCCTCACCGTAATCACGCTCGTTCAATTCGGAAAAGCCGTTGCCGTTCTCGTCGTAATAGAGGATCCCGTTGCGGTTGCCGTCGGGATCGAGGTTGAGATCCTGCGACGGCCTCTCGTCGAAGGCGGAGGCGGTCGTCTCGAGCGCCACGTACGGACTCAAGACCGCCGTGGACTTGAGCGTCAGGATCGTCCCCCCCATGCGTTCGGTGTATCCGGATTCCTGGCGCGTGAAGCTGTTCAGCCCCAGGTTCAGGTATTTCTGGGGGTCGTAGTTGAGCGACAGGGACAGGCGGTTGTTCGGAGTGGCCTGCCAGGTCAGTTTGGCGAACTCCCGGAACTCCCGGGTGCCGGCCACGAAGGCGCTGTTCACCGCGTTGACCGGGTCCTCCTTCTGGATGTACTCGTGCGCCATGAAGAACCACGCCCGGTCCTTCACGATCGGCCCCTCCAGGGACAGGAACGGCGTGAAATCGTTGAACCTCAGATCCCTGAGTCCCATCTCCCCCAGGCCGCCGTGCAATCGCGCGTCGTCGATCCCGGCCCCGTCGCCGTCCAGGGCATTCCCGCGCCAGAAGAACTTGAACGTCCCCTTGAACTCGTTGCCGCCTGATTTGGTGATGATGTTGGCGAACCCTCCCTGTGCCCGGCTGAACTCCGCCGTCGCCCCGGAGGTCTTGATCTCGATCTCCTGGATCGAGTCGATGTTGAGCTGCGCGCCGATCTTGCCGGTGAGGGGGTCGGTGGTGCTGACGCCGTCCACCAGGGTGACGACGTCGGTGTCGCGGGCGCCGTGGATGTTGGGGTTGCCGTCGCCGTCGATGTCGGTGACCCCCGGCGCCAGGGACAGGATGTCCTGGTAGTTGCGCCCCAGGATCGGCAAGGCGTCGATGAACTCCGAGGTGAACCGCGTCTGCGTCGTGGTCTCGTCGAGGTCGACGACCTGCGGCCTGGCCCGCACCTCGACGCGCTCGCTCAGATTCGACTGGGGCTGCAGCACGATCCGGATCGGTGTGACTCGCCCGGCGGCCACCTCGAGGTCGGCGAATTCGACCGTCGCAAAACCGGGGAAGGTGGCCCGCACGCGGTAGTCCGGGCCCGCGGGGAGCGAGGCGACCTGGAATCCGCCCGCGCCGTCGCTGACGGCGCCCCGGGCCGGGCCGCCCAGGCTGGGACTGGACACGGTGAGCGTGACGCCGGGAAGGGGAGTGCCGGTCTCGTCCATGACGACGCCGCGAATCAGGCCGGTCGCCTGGGCGCGGACGGCCCCCGGCCAGAGGAGGAAACAGAGGGCGAGCATCCCTCCCAGGCGGATCAACGATTTAGGCATGTGGGCGTCGTGTCCCCCAGGCGGCGCAGTGCTTGCTTATATACCATCACAGCCCCATGCCCGCCACGACGAAATTCCTGCCCGCGGTCGTCCGAGGCCCGGTGTATCGCGCCGCCCGAAAGACCGGACACGCTCCGCTCTAGAACTCGATCTGCATGCCGACCTGGAACCGGCGCCCGAAGCGGCGGATGGCGTCGATCTGCAGCGGCCCCTGCGGGGTACGTGTGTCGAGCGTCACCTGGAAGATGTCGGGCGTGGGCTCGTAGGTCAGAATGCGCAGATCGTCGCTGTTCAGCACGTTGAACACCTCGAAGACGAGGGCCGCCGCGGTCCGGCCGATGACCACCGCCTTGCGGACACGGAGGTTCAGATCGAGGATCGAGTCGTTGCGCCCGCTGTTACGGCGCACGGGGATGAACCGGGGTTCCTGCCCGCTCGCGAGCAGCGTGTAGCCGAAGCGGGTCCGGTACTGCTGGTAGTCGGCGTTGTCCGAGCCGAAGAAGCGGGAGATCACGGAGTAGGGCAACCCGGAGCTCCAGGTCGCGGAAGCTCCCACCTGCCAGTCCCCCGGCAGGAAGGCGGCGCCATTGAGCTTCACGACGTGCCTCTGGTCGTAGTCGAGGTACCCGTATTC
This window of the Candidatus Polarisedimenticolia bacterium genome carries:
- a CDS encoding carboxypeptidase regulatory-like domain-containing protein is translated as MPKSLIRLGGMLALCFLLWPGAVRAQATGLIRGVVMDETGTPLPGVTLTVSSPSLGGPARGAVSDGAGGFQVASLPAGPDYRVRATFPGFATVEFADLEVAAGRVTPIRIVLQPQSNLSERVEVRARPQVVDLDETTTQTRFTSEFIDALPILGRNYQDILSLAPGVTDIDGDGNPNIHGARDTDVVTLVDGVSTTDPLTGKIGAQLNIDSIQEIEIKTSGATAEFSRAQGGFANIITKSGGNEFKGTFKFFWRGNALDGDGAGIDDARLHGGLGEMGLRDLRFNDFTPFLSLEGPIVKDRAWFFMAHEYIQKEDPVNAVNSAFVAGTREFREFAKLTWQATPNNRLSLSLNYDPQKYLNLGLNSFTRQESGYTERMGGTILTLKSTAVLSPYVALETTASAFDERPSQDLNLDPDGNRNGILYYDENGNGFSELNERDYGEDYDEDGAFDVFEPFWLENGSWYHTDLDGDGERTLGGECEGHYREDIDCDGKLDPGEDRNQDGKLNDRPRPGDLYPYGHLTPEGRDQDYLLDRASGLINGPYYQNFTDSRRRFTLRQDLSIFVPDFKGSHDLKTGWSAEREVFDRDITTRNYVAQYVPPYLYPKANYDPASPRYGTCYPCPDPIIVSALLPVQGETRKGATGSTAGFYAQDSYRPRPNLSLGVGLRFDQEIANASGYTYFDPAPARAAFDRLGALIGNEKNLPDLSIGDGNGIQSLGVLGDPLFQPTIQTDPDHELPDLADITDPIRRAMPALFIRNHADVDFGTNAIAFLIPDVMRDGKVDSDLLTEKGVIAQEPERFTLTNSNLAPRLSLSWDPGASGKSKLFATWGRYFDKLFLSTVSAEEGPDQVIRYYKFDNNRLRNRIEPNKQIGGPISTTPPSVNQIDRGLQTPFSDELTLGFEREIAPEVALSVTFIDRRYRQQLQDVDVNHYLRINPVTGQPLDVIGRINRLARPSSFQWSFSRSKDGRPDLYNYNLYFNQILRVGNFNEARYRAIEVELRRRLARRWELQASYAYSRAVGAAEDFQSRLGNDPSTTEFEFGYLDYDQRHVVKLNGAAFLPGDWQVGASATWSSGLPYSVISRFFASDNADYQQFRTRFGYTLIKSGEEPRFIPARRNSGRNDASLDINLRARKAVVIGRTAAALFFEVFNVLNSDDLRVLTYEPTPDIYQATLDTRTPQGPLQIDAIRRFGRRFQVGVQIEF